In a single window of the Renibacterium salmoninarum ATCC 33209 genome:
- a CDS encoding peptidylprolyl isomerase, with protein sequence MTAIPTAKATLHTNQGDIRIDLFGNHAPKTVDNFVGLATGEKTWTHPATGQESNEPFYNGVIFHRIIRQFMLQGGDPLGQGTGGPGYVFDDEIHPELVYNKPYLLAMANAGIQMGHGTNGSQFFITTVPTPHLQGKHTIFGEVSDDESKAVVDAIEAVPTARGDRPLEDVVINSVTIEKL encoded by the coding sequence ATGACTGCGATTCCAACAGCAAAAGCGACTCTGCACACTAACCAAGGAGACATCCGGATCGACCTCTTTGGCAATCATGCGCCCAAGACGGTCGACAACTTTGTCGGTTTGGCTACCGGCGAAAAGACCTGGACGCACCCGGCAACGGGCCAGGAGAGCAACGAACCGTTCTACAACGGCGTAATTTTCCACCGCATCATCCGCCAGTTCATGCTTCAGGGTGGTGATCCTTTAGGTCAGGGCACTGGCGGCCCCGGCTACGTTTTTGACGACGAGATTCACCCAGAGCTGGTTTACAACAAGCCTTATCTGCTGGCAATGGCCAACGCTGGTATTCAGATGGGCCACGGAACCAACGGTTCACAGTTCTTCATCACCACCGTTCCTACCCCGCACTTACAGGGCAAGCACACCATCTTCGGTGAAGTTTCTGATGATGAGTCGAAGGCCGTCGTTGACGCGATCGAAGCAGTTCCTACTGCGCGCGGCGACCGCCCGCTAGAAGATGTAGTGATCAATTCCGTCACGATCGAAAAGCTCTAG
- a CDS encoding rhomboid family intramembrane serine protease — MSYGIPTAASGEGAQVPVCPRHPDRVAYVRCQRCGRPACTECQRQAAVGIQCVDCVRESAKNAPVNRTMAGGVVTTGKPIITYVLIALCVLVFAAELIPNANVINYLAYAPFATEQEPWRILTSIFTHSTTFLPHILFNMYSLYILGTVLEPVLGRLRFFALFLVSGLAGSVGVLLIAPVDSVVVGASGAIFGLFGALFVLQLKRRGDLRQIIVLLVVNAVIGFLPGANIAWQAHLGGLIGGALVAAILIYAPTGCIRQVLQWGGIAAVLLILIVLTVLRTAAIHPMLVL, encoded by the coding sequence GTGAGTTACGGGATTCCGACGGCGGCCTCCGGCGAGGGCGCGCAAGTTCCGGTTTGTCCTCGACATCCGGATCGGGTCGCCTACGTGCGCTGTCAACGTTGCGGCCGTCCGGCTTGCACCGAGTGCCAGCGGCAGGCCGCCGTCGGGATCCAATGCGTTGATTGTGTTCGGGAAAGTGCCAAAAACGCTCCGGTCAATCGAACGATGGCCGGCGGCGTGGTTACCACCGGTAAGCCGATCATCACCTATGTGCTTATTGCGCTATGTGTTCTGGTCTTCGCTGCCGAACTGATTCCTAATGCCAATGTGATCAACTACTTGGCTTATGCGCCCTTTGCCACGGAACAAGAACCATGGCGGATACTGACGTCAATTTTCACGCATTCAACCACCTTCTTGCCGCACATTCTGTTCAATATGTACTCGCTGTACATCTTGGGCACGGTACTGGAACCGGTACTCGGACGGCTCAGGTTCTTCGCGCTATTTTTAGTCTCCGGTCTAGCTGGCTCGGTGGGCGTTCTGCTCATTGCACCGGTTGATTCGGTAGTAGTCGGTGCATCCGGGGCGATCTTCGGCCTCTTCGGTGCGCTTTTCGTCTTACAGCTCAAACGCCGCGGCGATCTGCGCCAGATCATCGTACTTTTGGTGGTCAATGCCGTGATCGGTTTCCTACCCGGTGCCAATATTGCCTGGCAAGCGCACCTAGGTGGCCTTATTGGTGGCGCCTTGGTCGCCGCGATTTTGATCTATGCGCCTACTGGCTGCATCCGGCAAGTATTGCAATGGGGCGGCATTGCCGCTGTTTTACTGATCCTGATTGTGTTGACTGTTTTGCGCACGGCAGCCATCCATCCAATGCTGGTACTGTAG
- a CDS encoding hydrolase, producing MSIWQCATCGVERAAEPVAADVCPICADERQYVPLDGQVWTTVQAQIDQGMTLDVFDVEPGLVGVTSTGIGIGQQSMLVVTPAGNLLWDPVGLISADAVAAVAAYGPVVAVAASHPHMFGVQVEWAKVLEAKVLVNQADAEFLQRSDDRVEYWSGQYEVVPGVTLHQLGGHFKGSAVVHWPEGNEGKGVILAGDTIFVNQDRTAAFMRSYPNKIPLSAAVVDRIAKAVLEFEFDRLYNNFGSVIPAGASAVVRRSTDRHIAWVRGDFDDLT from the coding sequence ATGAGCATTTGGCAATGTGCAACGTGTGGCGTCGAGCGAGCTGCCGAACCGGTAGCAGCTGATGTTTGTCCGATTTGTGCGGATGAGCGTCAATACGTTCCGTTGGATGGACAAGTATGGACTACCGTTCAAGCACAAATCGATCAAGGGATGACCCTAGACGTTTTTGACGTTGAGCCTGGACTTGTTGGAGTTACCTCAACCGGCATTGGCATCGGTCAGCAAAGCATGCTCGTGGTCACGCCGGCCGGCAATCTTTTGTGGGACCCGGTTGGCCTAATTTCCGCAGACGCCGTTGCCGCCGTTGCTGCCTATGGTCCAGTTGTGGCCGTCGCAGCAAGTCATCCGCATATGTTTGGTGTTCAGGTGGAGTGGGCTAAAGTCTTAGAGGCAAAAGTTCTAGTTAACCAGGCCGACGCCGAATTTCTGCAGCGCTCAGATGATCGAGTGGAATATTGGTCTGGTCAATATGAAGTAGTGCCGGGCGTCACCCTGCACCAGCTTGGCGGGCACTTCAAAGGCAGTGCGGTTGTTCATTGGCCCGAGGGCAATGAAGGTAAAGGCGTTATTCTCGCGGGCGACACAATCTTTGTGAATCAGGACCGAACTGCGGCATTCATGCGGAGCTATCCCAACAAGATCCCGCTTTCCGCCGCAGTGGTGGACCGGATAGCAAAAGCGGTATTGGAATTCGAATTTGATCGCCTCTACAACAATTTCGGCAGCGTGATTCCGGCAGGTGCTTCAGCAGTAGTGCGTCGCTCCACTGACCGGCATATCGCTTGGGTTCGTGGCGATTTCGATGATTTGACCTAA
- a CDS encoding glutamate racemase produces the protein MADQDTSVGPIAVFDAGLGSYDIVRALRNHFPAVDLIYFADRASFPYGAKSASELFEVALRSCQYLNSLGASCVIIGSNAPSVTVLDAVAAQCAFPVLGVLPPIQVALSSIEPTEVLLLAGAASMTQSQQLQDFINREAGQQAWRVQTAAATKLIDLVESGQFVADPSGTVALVAEFLDQQRREGQTIGGVTLSSTHLPWLSFAFKEAAPNLQLFNPADSVALTATPYAGSRGGSTLSLVTETPQLTAQDFAQTLDRLGIELELTVVPPLG, from the coding sequence GTGGCAGACCAAGACACCAGTGTGGGCCCGATTGCAGTCTTTGACGCAGGCTTGGGCAGCTATGACATAGTTCGCGCCCTTCGCAACCACTTTCCGGCCGTGGATCTGATCTACTTCGCGGATCGCGCGAGCTTTCCTTATGGTGCCAAATCAGCGTCAGAACTGTTTGAGGTTGCCCTGCGAAGCTGCCAATACCTCAATTCTTTGGGCGCCAGCTGCGTGATTATCGGCTCTAATGCGCCGTCAGTAACCGTGCTCGACGCCGTCGCAGCACAATGCGCCTTCCCGGTACTTGGCGTCTTGCCGCCCATCCAGGTCGCACTCAGCTCAATTGAGCCGACGGAAGTCTTGCTTCTTGCCGGAGCTGCCTCAATGACCCAAAGCCAACAGCTTCAAGACTTTATCAATCGTGAAGCTGGTCAGCAGGCTTGGCGCGTCCAGACCGCTGCTGCAACGAAACTCATCGATCTAGTCGAATCTGGCCAATTTGTAGCGGACCCCAGTGGAACCGTTGCCCTGGTTGCCGAATTTCTCGATCAGCAACGTCGCGAAGGCCAAACCATCGGCGGTGTCACGCTTTCAAGTACTCATCTACCCTGGCTCAGCTTCGCCTTCAAAGAAGCGGCACCAAATCTGCAACTCTTCAATCCTGCGGACAGTGTTGCTTTGACCGCCACGCCCTACGCCGGTAGCCGCGGCGGAAGTACCTTAAGCCTGGTGACTGAAACGCCTCAACTGACAGCGCAGGACTTTGCGCAAACGCTTGACCGACTTGGGATCGAGCTTGAGCTCACCGTGGTGCCACCGCTTGGTTAA
- a CDS encoding alpha/beta fold hydrolase encodes MAIWCYLLHGWPEFADSWAEELIALAHAGYRAVAVDQRGYAVGARPIGVEHYSMEDLVADALAFADAQGARKFHLVAHDWGGMVAWTLASSNPDRLHSLSVLATPHPKALQKAAENDADQRERLNYVRFFRQDGGVAESTLLANDAAKLRATYGGKFPAELVEQNLVRLTEPNALTATLNWYRGATDDHFNSAADRVTTPTLYIWGSDDRALGEVAARATGDFVDGPYRFEVLDGASHWLTEEVPEKVIPLLLAHLTAHTAAD; translated from the coding sequence GTGGCGATTTGGTGCTATCTGCTGCATGGCTGGCCTGAATTTGCTGATTCATGGGCCGAGGAATTGATTGCCTTGGCACATGCCGGTTACCGCGCCGTTGCAGTAGATCAACGAGGTTATGCGGTGGGAGCGCGGCCAATCGGCGTCGAACACTACTCGATGGAAGACTTGGTAGCTGATGCTTTAGCTTTCGCGGATGCTCAAGGAGCTCGGAAGTTCCATCTAGTCGCCCACGATTGGGGCGGCATGGTCGCCTGGACCTTAGCCAGCAGCAATCCTGATCGACTGCATTCACTTTCGGTACTTGCCACACCGCACCCCAAAGCGCTGCAAAAAGCAGCGGAAAACGATGCAGATCAGCGCGAGCGACTCAACTATGTTCGCTTCTTTCGGCAAGACGGAGGTGTTGCCGAATCGACTTTGCTGGCCAACGATGCCGCAAAGCTTCGCGCCACCTACGGCGGAAAATTTCCAGCAGAGTTGGTGGAACAAAACCTGGTCCGATTGACCGAGCCGAATGCTTTGACCGCCACTTTGAACTGGTACCGCGGCGCAACTGACGACCACTTCAACTCGGCAGCTGATCGAGTGACTACGCCGACGTTGTACATCTGGGGAAGCGACGACCGGGCGCTAGGTGAAGTTGCAGCGCGAGCAACTGGAGATTTTGTTGATGGCCCCTATCGATTCGAAGTGCTCGACGGTGCTAGCCATTGGCTGACCGAGGAAGTTCCTGAAAAGGTGATCCCGCTGCTCTTGGCACATTTAACCGCACACACGGCCGCAGACTAG
- a CDS encoding TetR/AcrR family transcriptional regulator, translating into MANVPAAERRRTLIDAAFVIIARDGISAASTRAVSHEAGASLASYHYAFHSQAELMEALIEDTLSFERLGLESAMINATDLRSTMRLCLLNYFEGLKANPQREMAMLELTQYALRKPGLEHYASKQYQHYYTLAEGIIEALAMGFGVIFSTPAEVLGRLIVVFTDGLTTTWLAERNDQQALQNIEMMTDVLMGFVQGYPA; encoded by the coding sequence ATGGCAAACGTTCCGGCGGCCGAACGCCGTCGTACTTTAATTGACGCCGCCTTTGTCATTATTGCTCGCGATGGCATCTCAGCGGCCAGCACCCGCGCGGTTTCACATGAAGCCGGAGCTTCATTGGCCAGCTATCACTATGCCTTCCACTCACAAGCTGAGTTAATGGAAGCGCTTATTGAAGACACTTTATCTTTTGAGCGACTTGGTCTTGAATCAGCAATGATCAACGCCACGGACCTGCGATCTACTATGCGGCTTTGCTTGCTGAACTATTTCGAAGGCCTCAAAGCCAACCCCCAGCGCGAAATGGCGATGCTCGAACTAACCCAATATGCTCTGCGTAAGCCGGGCTTGGAGCACTATGCCAGCAAGCAATATCAGCATTACTACACGCTAGCTGAAGGCATCATTGAAGCCCTGGCTATGGGGTTTGGTGTGATTTTTTCAACGCCAGCCGAAGTACTTGGCCGACTGATTGTGGTCTTTACCGACGGATTAACCACGACCTGGCTCGCCGAACGCAACGACCAACAAGCTTTGCAGAATATCGAGATGATGACCGACGTCCTGATGGGGTTCGTCCAAGGATATCCAGCATGA
- a CDS encoding amino acid deaminase/aldolase produces the protein MTEQSVDLSQLDLGSTQLRAAATEARWRTPEKFWPRIEAVTAELDPPFGVVHVPSLAFNAHDLLRRAQGTPIRVASKSIRVREVLAATLKLDGYHGVLAYTLAEANWLATDAPGWASIDDVVVAYPSVDRAAIRVLAASEALSRRVTLMVDSIAQLDLIDSIIPPAQRNSVRVAIELDCSWDTPVLGRVGVWRSPVHSPDDALNLAQIINRRPGFTLSGMMGYEAQIAGLANAPIGNAARGVMVRELQKRSGAELLARRQKAVALVRQVAELEFVNGGGTGSLEYTHNDPSVTEIASGSGLFGPRLFDNYAHFQPAPAASFALDVVRKSVPGIATVLGGGWIASGPPAWDRAPYPVWPQGLEYIPREGAGEVQTPLKGDAAVSLSAGSRVWFRHTKAGEISEHLNEVYFIDDDGVLGSVPTYRGEGKAFL, from the coding sequence ATGACCGAACAATCAGTGGACCTGAGCCAGCTAGATCTTGGTTCGACGCAACTGCGCGCTGCCGCAACCGAAGCACGCTGGCGGACTCCGGAGAAATTTTGGCCGCGTATTGAAGCGGTAACCGCAGAGCTCGACCCGCCATTTGGGGTGGTGCACGTTCCGTCGCTTGCTTTCAATGCGCACGACCTGCTGCGTCGAGCCCAAGGGACGCCAATTCGAGTTGCTTCCAAGTCGATTCGTGTCCGTGAAGTTCTCGCGGCAACGCTGAAATTGGACGGCTATCACGGCGTGCTCGCATACACCTTGGCTGAGGCGAACTGGTTGGCCACGGATGCACCAGGTTGGGCAAGCATTGACGATGTGGTGGTTGCCTACCCCAGCGTAGACCGGGCTGCGATTAGAGTCTTAGCTGCTTCCGAAGCGCTTTCGCGTCGAGTCACTTTGATGGTGGATTCCATTGCGCAACTTGACCTGATTGACTCAATCATCCCGCCAGCGCAGCGGAATTCAGTTCGAGTTGCTATTGAACTTGATTGTTCCTGGGACACACCGGTCCTTGGCCGAGTAGGCGTCTGGCGCTCGCCAGTTCATTCACCCGATGATGCATTGAATCTGGCTCAGATTATTAATCGTCGGCCCGGCTTCACTTTGAGTGGCATGATGGGATATGAAGCGCAGATCGCCGGATTGGCGAATGCGCCGATTGGAAACGCAGCTCGTGGCGTTATGGTTCGTGAACTGCAGAAACGGTCTGGCGCAGAGTTGTTAGCGCGCAGGCAGAAGGCGGTGGCGTTGGTTCGGCAGGTCGCCGAGCTGGAGTTCGTCAACGGCGGCGGCACCGGTTCGCTTGAATACACACATAACGATCCATCGGTGACCGAAATTGCCAGTGGCAGTGGACTTTTTGGCCCGCGTCTGTTCGACAACTACGCACATTTCCAACCGGCGCCAGCGGCATCTTTTGCGCTCGACGTCGTTCGAAAATCAGTACCCGGCATTGCCACGGTCTTGGGCGGTGGCTGGATCGCCTCCGGACCGCCAGCGTGGGATCGGGCGCCGTATCCGGTCTGGCCACAAGGCCTTGAATACATCCCGCGCGAAGGCGCTGGCGAGGTACAAACTCCGCTCAAAGGGGATGCGGCAGTGTCGCTCTCAGCCGGTTCGAGAGTCTGGTTCCGGCACACGAAGGCGGGAGAGATTTCTGAGCATCTCAACGAAGTGTACTTTATTGACGACGACGGCGTGCTTGGCTCGGTGCCAACCTACCGGGGTGAAGGAAAAGCTTTCCTATGA
- a CDS encoding D-arabinono-1,4-lactone oxidase has product MSVETNVTTGQSRRRPWRNWGRNQTAYPADYAFPSSVESVQETVERARAAGLPVKAIGAGHSFTAIAVTDGVQIGLDDLSGLIDVNVPQKQATFAAGTRLFDVPGLLAPYGLAMPNLGDIDRQSLAGAISNGTHGTGSAFGSIATQVTGVVVVTADGTLLRADENQNSELLPALRVGLGALGIIVEVTLQRVPAFGLQAVEAPIQLEEVLNTLDDRFEFHWFPHSAVASTKSNTRIPEGSALKPRSAMNRFMNDTVVANGVYRSLLNLERLVPAMIPSANRIAAQQFANSEYSDHSHRVFATSRSLKFREMEYALPREEIVPVFNRIRQLIDQRGLRIEFPIEVRAAAADENWLSTAYGRETGYIAVHRFFRQPHTEFFAAVEEIFTAHGGRPHWGKLHNRDAEYLRSVYQKMPDFLALRRQIDPTGVFSNDYLRKVLGS; this is encoded by the coding sequence ATGAGCGTTGAGACGAACGTGACAACCGGCCAATCCAGGCGGCGGCCTTGGCGCAATTGGGGCCGGAACCAGACTGCCTACCCGGCTGACTATGCCTTTCCGTCCAGTGTGGAATCGGTTCAAGAGACAGTCGAGCGGGCCCGTGCAGCCGGTCTGCCGGTGAAAGCAATTGGCGCTGGGCATAGCTTTACCGCCATCGCAGTAACCGATGGCGTGCAAATTGGGCTTGATGATCTGAGCGGTCTAATAGACGTCAATGTGCCCCAAAAGCAGGCGACCTTCGCCGCTGGAACTCGACTTTTCGACGTTCCAGGACTCTTGGCGCCGTATGGCTTAGCCATGCCAAATCTGGGCGATATTGATCGGCAAAGTTTGGCCGGCGCTATTTCTAACGGAACCCATGGCACCGGCTCAGCATTCGGCAGCATTGCAACCCAGGTAACCGGTGTCGTCGTGGTGACTGCCGATGGCACGCTCTTACGTGCTGATGAGAACCAGAACTCTGAACTGCTGCCAGCGTTACGGGTGGGGTTGGGTGCGCTGGGCATCATCGTTGAAGTGACGCTGCAACGCGTGCCGGCCTTCGGGTTGCAGGCGGTTGAGGCGCCGATTCAGTTAGAGGAGGTACTCAACACACTTGATGATCGTTTTGAGTTTCATTGGTTCCCACACAGCGCGGTAGCTTCGACGAAGTCGAACACTCGAATCCCCGAGGGTTCAGCACTCAAGCCACGCAGCGCAATGAACCGATTCATGAATGACACGGTAGTCGCCAATGGTGTCTACCGATCGCTCCTCAATCTGGAACGGCTTGTGCCAGCGATGATCCCGAGCGCGAATCGGATTGCCGCGCAACAGTTTGCGAACTCCGAGTACTCCGATCATTCTCATCGGGTGTTCGCAACCAGTCGGAGCCTCAAGTTTCGGGAAATGGAATATGCGTTGCCGCGCGAGGAGATTGTGCCGGTATTCAACCGGATTCGGCAGCTTATTGATCAGCGTGGTCTGCGAATAGAATTTCCGATCGAAGTTCGGGCCGCAGCGGCAGACGAGAATTGGCTATCAACAGCCTATGGACGCGAAACCGGTTATATTGCGGTGCACCGATTCTTCCGGCAGCCACACACAGAATTCTTCGCTGCCGTAGAGGAGATTTTTACCGCGCACGGCGGCAGACCGCACTGGGGTAAACTGCATAATCGTGACGCGGAATACTTGCGGAGCGTCTACCAAAAAATGCCCGATTTTTTGGCGCTTCGTCGGCAAATCGACCCCACCGGGGTTTTTAGCAATGATTATCTGCGCAAGGTACTAGGCAGCTGA
- a CDS encoding alpha/beta hydrolase, translating into MPLDPAIAAIAAIAAIAAIAAILAQLPPLVTESTVDAAAARAVYKSRQDPVTMDQFRSPVARVVNRTLEADGRNIPVRIYTPAVEDSKGTFVFYHGGGWVLGDLDSHDIPCRELSNGLGMTLMAVDYRLAPEHPFPVGLEDSIAATRWALENLQELGGASKPLVIGGDSAGANFAAVIAQALRNENIAAQLLIYPATDRSKAYPSGLAYSDGYYLDSIAMRLFDSAYFSDKSLRSDPRVSPLLAQDLHNLAPAVIVTAEFDPLKDQGAAYAQALASAGNNVVFHEFQRLIHGFLNMGPFAPATQQAIDQTITRFKDLLDSAA; encoded by the coding sequence GTGCCCCTAGATCCCGCAATTGCTGCAATTGCTGCAATTGCTGCAATTGCTGCAATTGCTGCAATTTTGGCCCAACTTCCGCCGCTAGTTACCGAGAGCACGGTGGATGCGGCTGCCGCGCGCGCGGTATATAAATCACGGCAAGATCCAGTCACTATGGATCAGTTCCGCAGCCCCGTGGCTAGGGTAGTCAATCGCACTCTTGAAGCCGATGGACGCAATATTCCGGTTCGGATCTACACACCTGCGGTTGAAGATTCAAAGGGCACTTTTGTCTTCTATCACGGCGGTGGATGGGTGCTCGGAGATCTAGACTCGCATGACATCCCCTGCCGTGAACTGAGCAACGGGCTGGGTATGACTCTGATGGCCGTTGACTATCGCCTCGCCCCAGAACACCCCTTCCCAGTTGGCCTGGAGGATTCAATCGCGGCAACTCGCTGGGCGCTAGAGAATCTTCAGGAGCTCGGTGGCGCGAGCAAGCCTCTGGTCATCGGCGGCGACAGTGCTGGCGCAAACTTTGCCGCAGTTATTGCGCAAGCCCTTCGCAATGAAAACATAGCCGCACAATTACTCATCTACCCGGCAACGGACCGATCAAAGGCCTACCCATCCGGGCTGGCCTACAGCGATGGCTACTACCTGGATTCCATTGCGATGCGACTCTTTGACTCCGCATATTTCAGCGATAAATCGCTACGCAGTGACCCGCGGGTTTCACCGTTGCTCGCGCAAGATTTGCACAACTTAGCGCCTGCCGTCATCGTCACCGCAGAGTTCGATCCGCTAAAAGATCAGGGCGCAGCTTATGCTCAGGCGCTCGCATCGGCCGGCAATAACGTCGTGTTCCACGAATTCCAGAGGCTGATTCATGGCTTCTTGAATATGGGACCGTTTGCACCCGCCACGCAACAGGCGATTGATCAAACCATCACACGCTTCAAAGACCTTCTGGACTCAGCTGCCTAG
- a CDS encoding S1 family peptidase, whose product MKLKRLMAGAAFAAVLLVPVSAAQAAPVTNSGAVSPRIAGGSYVKISAAPYPAQISFDSTGTNVGCTGSQISADWVITAKHCNSSDLQSVRFDATDQGSGGTVRTVAARYASPTNNDVLLLKLSSPHTGTYIGLASSFPSTGATATVFGWGDETEGSNLGSPSLKTASVKVAGKGTDTYGGVSVNTKSQSGHTLSGDSGGSLVVNGKLVGVLSTSSILPTPNPSDFTRYNNDHASISQSLSWITKTSGVSGS is encoded by the coding sequence GTGAAGCTCAAACGTCTTATGGCCGGTGCTGCATTTGCCGCAGTCCTGCTTGTCCCGGTCAGTGCTGCCCAGGCGGCCCCGGTTACCAACAGCGGCGCGGTTTCCCCGCGCATTGCTGGAGGTTCTTACGTGAAAATCTCGGCAGCCCCTTATCCTGCGCAGATATCTTTCGACTCCACTGGCACGAATGTTGGCTGCACTGGCAGCCAGATTTCGGCAGACTGGGTTATTACCGCGAAACACTGCAATAGCTCTGATTTGCAATCGGTGCGTTTCGACGCAACTGACCAGGGCTCTGGCGGAACCGTCCGCACGGTTGCCGCACGCTACGCTTCTCCGACGAACAACGATGTTCTTTTGCTGAAGCTTTCGTCGCCGCACACGGGAACTTACATTGGTCTTGCAAGCAGTTTCCCCAGCACTGGAGCTACCGCGACGGTGTTTGGCTGGGGTGATGAGACCGAAGGATCAAACTTGGGCTCGCCGAGCTTAAAAACCGCGAGCGTAAAAGTTGCCGGTAAGGGTACGGACACGTACGGCGGAGTGAGCGTGAATACGAAGTCGCAAAGTGGCCACACGCTCAGCGGCGATTCTGGCGGTTCATTGGTCGTCAACGGCAAGCTGGTTGGCGTACTTTCGACGTCGAGCATTTTGCCTACGCCGAACCCTTCCGACTTCACGCGATACAACAACGACCACGCTTCGATCTCGCAGAGTCTTTCGTGGATCACCAAGACTTCGGGAGTCTCTGGCTCCTAA